A portion of the Luxibacter massiliensis genome contains these proteins:
- a CDS encoding cupin domain-containing protein, producing MNRVFSVAEAHKPKDGLTISTPSKMQGETDITYFSLGKETDITPETYARPVIYIGMGGQGIFTAGTGENQKKLEMKQGEMLVILKDTLCGAATTQGFVYTEIMPGKEIIMNHVVKAGEVLKLGELLPYEDGSIVNMDIVSNDGMKFVLMAFDEGTGLSPHRAPGDALVFALEGKAVIGYEGTDHEIQAGESFHFAKNGLHSVKADGKFKMALLIALK from the coding sequence ATGAATCGTGTATTTTCAGTTGCAGAGGCTCATAAACCTAAAGATGGCCTGACGATTTCTACGCCGTCTAAGATGCAGGGGGAGACAGATATTACCTACTTTTCTTTGGGGAAGGAGACAGACATTACACCTGAAACCTATGCAAGGCCAGTCATCTATATTGGCATGGGCGGACAAGGGATATTTACGGCGGGTACTGGGGAAAATCAAAAAAAGCTTGAAATGAAACAGGGGGAAATGCTCGTAATATTAAAAGATACACTATGTGGAGCGGCAACAACACAAGGATTTGTTTATACGGAGATTATGCCGGGAAAGGAAATTATTATGAATCATGTTGTAAAAGCAGGAGAAGTATTAAAATTAGGAGAATTACTTCCATATGAAGATGGCAGTATTGTAAACATGGATATAGTGTCCAATGACGGAATGAAATTTGTGCTCATGGCATTCGACGAGGGGACAGGACTCTCACCGCACAGAGCGCCTGGGGATGCTCTTGTATTTGCCCTAGAGGGTAAAGCAGTTATTGGCTATGAAGGAACGGATCATGAGATTCAAGCGGGGGAAAGCTTTCATTTTGCCAAGAATGGACTGCATAGTGTCAAGGCTGATGGAAAATTTAAAATGGCATTGCTCATTGCTTTAAAATAA
- a CDS encoding EamA family transporter → MWIFYAAGSAFFAGVTSVLAKCGIKKADSNVATAIRTVVILIFAWLIVLLTGSWHGIPGIDGKTMLFLCLSGAATGASWLCYFRALQVGDINKVVPVDKSSTVLTILLALIFLHEGLSAEKAAAVFMITAGILLMIKKKDSVPAENEKKSWFLYASGSALFASLTAILGKVGISGVDSNLGTAIRTSVVLAMAWLMVFVSGKAKTIHEIPRKEFVFICCSGIATGASWLCYYRALREGPASVVVPIDKLSVLVTVGFSYMVFGERLTKKEGCGLLLLTLGTVALAAV, encoded by the coding sequence ATGTGGATATTTTATGCGGCAGGGTCCGCCTTTTTTGCCGGAGTAACGTCTGTCCTGGCTAAATGTGGAATTAAAAAGGCAGATTCAAATGTAGCCACGGCTATCCGCACCGTGGTAATCTTAATTTTTGCATGGCTGATTGTGCTGCTGACAGGTTCATGGCATGGTATTCCTGGGATTGACGGGAAAACCATGCTGTTTTTATGTCTTTCAGGTGCTGCAACAGGAGCCTCCTGGCTTTGTTATTTTAGGGCGCTTCAGGTGGGGGATATTAACAAAGTAGTCCCGGTGGATAAATCAAGCACTGTGTTGACTATTTTGCTGGCATTGATTTTCCTCCATGAGGGTTTAAGTGCAGAAAAGGCTGCTGCAGTGTTTATGATTACAGCAGGCATTCTGCTTATGATAAAGAAAAAAGATAGTGTGCCTGCGGAAAATGAAAAGAAGAGCTGGTTTTTGTATGCGTCTGGCTCTGCTCTTTTTGCCAGCCTTACTGCTATTCTAGGCAAGGTTGGGATCTCCGGGGTGGATTCCAACCTGGGGACAGCCATCCGTACATCGGTTGTTCTGGCCATGGCGTGGCTCATGGTCTTTGTGAGTGGGAAGGCGAAAACTATCCATGAGATTCCCAGGAAGGAATTCGTGTTTATTTGTTGTTCTGGAATCGCAACAGGAGCCTCCTGGCTCTGTTATTACCGGGCCCTGAGGGAAGGGCCGGCCAGTGTGGTTGTGCCTATAGACAAACTGAGTGTTCTGGTTACAGTGGGGTTTTCCTACATGGTATTTGGGGAGAGACTTACAAAAAAAGAAGGGTGCGGACTTCTTCTGCTTACATTGGGTACGGTAGCATTGGCAGCAGTATAA
- a CDS encoding response regulator transcription factor has translation MSKILIVEDDEKIAQLESDYLESNGYETALVSDGNAVIPKLREQKYDLVLLDIMLPGCSGYDICRQIRDEIDIPILMVTARAEAVDVIRGLGLGADDYITKPFDPSQLVARVRSHLKRYARLTKDRGAEAENTEKISIQDVTIEPKTWKAWKGETELKLPNREFELLCFLAENPNIVFSKEALFEKIWGFDYVSDAATVSVHINRLREKIEDDARNPKIIETVWGAGYRLNG, from the coding sequence ATGTCGAAAATCTTGATTGTGGAAGATGATGAAAAAATTGCACAGTTAGAGAGTGATTATTTAGAGAGTAATGGGTATGAAACAGCTCTGGTTTCCGATGGAAATGCAGTGATTCCCAAGCTAAGAGAGCAGAAGTATGATTTGGTCCTGCTGGATATTATGCTTCCCGGGTGCAGCGGCTATGATATTTGCCGTCAAATAAGGGATGAAATTGATATCCCTATACTGATGGTGACTGCAAGGGCGGAAGCGGTGGATGTGATACGGGGCCTGGGACTTGGAGCAGATGATTATATCACAAAACCCTTCGACCCCTCTCAGCTGGTGGCGAGGGTGCGTTCCCACTTAAAGCGTTATGCCAGGCTCACAAAAGACCGCGGCGCGGAAGCTGAGAATACAGAGAAAATTAGTATTCAGGATGTAACCATCGAGCCGAAAACCTGGAAGGCCTGGAAAGGAGAGACGGAACTGAAACTTCCCAACAGAGAGTTTGAACTTTTATGCTTTCTGGCGGAGAATCCGAATATTGTATTTTCTAAGGAGGCATTGTTCGAAAAAATATGGGGTTTTGATTATGTGTCAGACGCGGCCACTGTTTCTGTCCATATCAACAGGCTGAGAGAAAAGATAGAGGATGATGCCAGAAATCCGAAAATTATAGAAACTGTGTGGGGTGCAGGGTACCGTTTGAACGGGTAG
- a CDS encoding HAMP domain-containing sensor histidine kinase: MSLKKRMFRSNMTIIFLSLLSLLAVVFLVLILFEDSIERRFWTMEQAKLDRGILQVAALVEEAGIQDIERLQENVERVGYAAALIQEEQVKAGSTDDRIGELAGALDTEYLKPNQAEIFYYRNSTVVVKYIQEQDMCILAVHFAEGDWLQKSLLHAYRPLLLVLFSISVGVILIILALSSYFTRRMNQVVMEPLGELVKGAERIRAGNLRQEIQYQGEAEFENLCHTFNSMQKTILEDQEQRMKTEKARIDMVTGISHDLRTPLTSIQGYIKGILDGVANSQEKRILYLRTAYESTEDMNRLLQKLFDFSRLESGQMPFHMVNVDLAELTDAYVAQKETLMQEEKIQFFFQRADRVPEISLDVEQFRRIFDNLLENSMKYSGTHPVKIWIQISQIGKDIVFQWKDNGPGVPDGKIDKIFERFYRCDESRNQKGSGVGLYVVKYIMERHGGSIQAENDGGLKLTLTFPTAEED; the protein is encoded by the coding sequence ATGTCCTTAAAAAAGCGGATGTTCCGCTCCAATATGACAATTATATTCTTATCACTGCTTTCACTTCTGGCGGTAGTCTTTCTGGTGCTGATTTTGTTTGAGGACTCTATAGAAAGACGGTTTTGGACCATGGAGCAGGCAAAACTGGACAGAGGTATTCTGCAGGTAGCTGCTCTTGTTGAGGAAGCCGGAATACAGGATATAGAGAGATTACAAGAGAATGTAGAAAGGGTAGGGTATGCAGCGGCTCTGATCCAGGAGGAACAAGTGAAAGCTGGAAGTACGGATGATAGGATTGGGGAGCTGGCAGGTGCGCTGGATACAGAATATCTTAAGCCAAATCAGGCAGAGATTTTCTATTACCGTAATTCCACTGTTGTAGTAAAGTATATTCAGGAACAGGATATGTGCATTCTGGCGGTTCATTTCGCAGAAGGAGACTGGCTGCAGAAATCTTTGCTCCATGCTTACCGCCCGCTTCTTCTTGTATTGTTTTCTATAAGTGTTGGTGTGATTCTTATTATTTTGGCTCTTTCTTCCTATTTTACAAGGCGGATGAACCAAGTAGTCATGGAACCATTAGGGGAGCTTGTGAAAGGCGCCGAACGGATCCGGGCAGGGAACCTGAGGCAGGAGATTCAGTACCAGGGGGAAGCAGAGTTTGAAAATCTGTGCCATACTTTCAATTCTATGCAGAAAACTATTTTAGAAGATCAAGAGCAGAGGATGAAAACAGAAAAAGCCAGAATTGATATGGTTACAGGAATTTCCCATGACCTGCGCACCCCCCTGACCTCCATACAAGGGTACATCAAAGGGATTTTAGACGGTGTGGCAAATTCCCAGGAAAAAAGGATCCTATATTTGAGGACAGCCTATGAATCAACGGAAGATATGAACCGGCTGCTGCAGAAGCTTTTTGATTTTTCGAGACTGGAGAGCGGGCAGATGCCCTTTCATATGGTGAATGTTGATTTGGCAGAGCTTACCGATGCATATGTTGCACAAAAGGAAACTCTGATGCAGGAGGAGAAAATACAGTTCTTTTTTCAGAGGGCAGATAGAGTTCCGGAAATTTCATTGGATGTGGAACAATTCCGAAGGATTTTTGATAATTTGCTGGAGAACAGTATGAAGTATAGTGGGACGCATCCGGTAAAAATCTGGATTCAAATATCTCAGATAGGGAAAGATATAGTGTTTCAATGGAAAGATAATGGGCCGGGAGTGCCGGACGGGAAAATAGATAAAATATTTGAGCGGTTTTACCGCTGTGATGAGTCCAGAAATCAAAAAGGCAGCGGTGTAGGACTCTATGTGGTAAAATATATCATGGAGCGCCATGGAGGCAGTATCCAGGCAGAGAATGACGGTGGATTAAAATTGACTCTTACATTTCCAACAGCAGAGGAGGATTAA
- a CDS encoding phosphatase PAP2 family protein, translating to MAGLELQILDAIQQIRSGWMDQIMVSITSLGNGGMIWIAVGILLLISKKHRKTGILVLAALAAEVVFCNGILKPVASRVRPCDINPAVQLLISRPTDYSFPSGHTGASFAAACMLWLRKEKGRYAAFILAGMIAFSRMYLYVHFPTDILGGMVIGSASAWGVYLGFKQFASKCGKNSKITV from the coding sequence ATGGCAGGATTAGAGTTACAGATTTTAGATGCCATCCAGCAGATAAGGAGCGGCTGGATGGATCAAATCATGGTATCCATCACATCTTTAGGAAACGGAGGCATGATCTGGATTGCTGTAGGAATACTGCTTCTAATCAGTAAAAAACACAGAAAAACGGGAATACTGGTTTTGGCAGCTCTGGCAGCAGAAGTCGTATTCTGCAATGGGATATTGAAACCCGTAGCCTCCAGGGTACGGCCTTGTGATATAAACCCTGCTGTACAGCTTCTGATTTCCCGCCCAACAGATTATTCTTTTCCTTCAGGGCATACAGGGGCATCTTTTGCAGCTGCATGTATGCTGTGGTTAAGAAAAGAAAAGGGGCGTTATGCGGCTTTTATTCTGGCAGGGATGATTGCATTTTCCAGAATGTATCTGTATGTACACTTTCCTACCGACATTCTTGGAGGGATGGTGATAGGAAGCGCCAGCGCCTGGGGAGTTTACCTGGGATTTAAACAGTTTGCAAGTAAATGTGGAAAAAACAGTAAAATAACGGTATGA
- a CDS encoding HAD-IC family P-type ATPase produces the protein MDGKLKGLSASEVIERQNRGESEGRREGITKSRAQIVRENTVTLFNALNFIIAGLLLAVGAYSNLLFIGIIILNIFIGIAQELKAKKLVDELSVLNRPMVCVRRDGKEQQIEREEIVKGDLLVLKSGNQICNDAEVLSGSLEVNESLLTGESDGVIKETGDKLYSGSFVISGRADAEVIHVGSENYTTGLVNEVKKEKQVQSELLGSMRKITNLTSFLIIPLGVILFMEALFFRNTPIDEAVVSSAAALLGMLPKGLVLLISVSLATGVIRLAKMKILVQNIYSLETLAHVDTLCLDKTGTITDGKLKVCRKVPMTELPQGEIEGMIQAYMEACEDHNATFEALKTAFPPKPLYHPVHKIPFSSKRKWGCVSLEDTGTIFVGAPERLIGALPENLEKELEHGRRVIAIGYSPEIWENDGALPDRIQVLYSVVLEDRIRRNAKKTLEFFKEQNVSVKVISGDHVKTVSMIARRAGLKKWRDAVDLSRYEDKVDYDTICQKYSVFARVTPKQKQELVRALQRQGHHVAMTGDGVNDLLALREADCSIAVADGSDASRQLAQIVLLDSDFTHLPEVVMEGRKVVNNVTRTAGVFFIKTIYSLLVSIFCVIGNIPFPFIPIQITLVDAFIEAYPSFITIAESDTRRLSGSFLKTALSKALPFGLAVTAVIALFSLLEPFGISENQTLMYLSLILISITAVIKSCIPFNLLRSFICVTMTGGIFSALLILPGLFKMSRITPEMGIDLAAAMAAVWGFLGIMRGMKLLFSREKEKRHTAEVGIWQD, from the coding sequence ATGGATGGGAAATTAAAAGGACTTTCTGCCAGTGAAGTAATAGAACGGCAAAATAGAGGCGAAAGTGAAGGCCGGCGGGAAGGCATCACAAAAAGCCGGGCACAGATTGTCCGGGAAAATACGGTGACATTGTTTAATGCATTAAATTTCATAATTGCCGGATTACTGCTGGCTGTAGGTGCATACTCGAATCTTCTTTTTATTGGCATCATTATTCTGAATATATTTATCGGAATAGCACAAGAGCTGAAAGCGAAAAAGCTGGTGGATGAATTATCTGTCCTTAATCGGCCTATGGTCTGTGTGCGGCGGGACGGGAAGGAACAGCAGATAGAAAGGGAGGAGATTGTAAAAGGGGATCTTCTCGTATTAAAAAGTGGAAACCAGATCTGCAATGATGCAGAGGTTCTTTCAGGGAGCCTGGAAGTGAATGAATCTCTGCTGACAGGCGAAAGCGACGGGGTGATAAAAGAAACCGGAGATAAGCTTTATTCCGGCAGTTTTGTGATTTCCGGCAGGGCAGATGCAGAAGTGATCCATGTAGGAAGCGAAAATTATACCACAGGGCTTGTAAATGAAGTGAAAAAAGAAAAGCAGGTGCAGTCAGAACTTCTGGGATCTATGAGAAAGATTACAAATCTTACTAGTTTTCTGATTATTCCGCTTGGAGTGATACTCTTCATGGAGGCACTTTTTTTCAGGAACACGCCTATAGATGAGGCAGTTGTATCTTCTGCGGCGGCGCTGTTGGGAATGCTCCCCAAAGGTTTGGTTCTGCTGATTTCTGTATCTCTTGCAACTGGGGTGATCAGGCTGGCAAAAATGAAAATTTTAGTGCAGAATATTTATTCTCTGGAGACTCTGGCACATGTGGACACCTTATGCCTGGATAAAACCGGCACAATTACGGACGGAAAACTTAAAGTATGCAGAAAGGTTCCGATGACCGAGCTGCCTCAGGGAGAGATAGAAGGTATGATCCAGGCTTATATGGAAGCCTGTGAGGACCATAATGCGACTTTTGAAGCATTAAAGACAGCATTCCCCCCAAAACCTCTCTATCATCCCGTGCATAAAATTCCGTTTTCATCCAAACGGAAATGGGGATGTGTAAGTTTGGAAGATACAGGGACCATATTTGTAGGCGCCCCGGAAAGGCTGATAGGCGCCCTGCCTGAGAATCTGGAGAAAGAGCTGGAGCACGGGCGCCGCGTGATAGCAATTGGATACTCGCCGGAAATATGGGAAAATGACGGGGCTCTTCCAGACCGGATACAAGTCCTTTATTCCGTAGTACTGGAAGACCGGATACGCAGAAATGCAAAAAAGACCCTGGAATTTTTTAAGGAACAGAATGTGTCAGTAAAAGTTATCTCCGGGGATCATGTAAAAACAGTTTCTATGATTGCCAGACGGGCAGGATTAAAAAAGTGGAGAGATGCGGTGGATTTATCCCGATATGAGGATAAAGTGGATTATGATACCATATGTCAGAAATACTCTGTTTTTGCCAGGGTAACGCCAAAGCAGAAACAAGAACTGGTAAGAGCGCTGCAGAGACAGGGACATCATGTAGCAATGACCGGAGACGGCGTGAATGACCTGCTGGCCCTGCGGGAGGCGGATTGTTCCATTGCTGTGGCGGATGGGAGTGACGCCAGCAGACAGCTTGCACAGATTGTTCTGCTGGATTCAGATTTTACACATTTGCCGGAGGTGGTGATGGAAGGCAGGAAGGTAGTCAACAATGTGACAAGAACAGCAGGAGTTTTTTTCATAAAAACGATATATTCTCTGCTAGTATCTATATTCTGTGTTATTGGCAATATACCGTTTCCGTTTATTCCCATTCAGATCACACTGGTGGATGCATTTATTGAAGCGTATCCTTCCTTTATCACGATTGCAGAATCAGATACAAGAAGATTGTCAGGCAGCTTTTTGAAAACAGCGTTGTCAAAGGCTTTACCTTTTGGCCTGGCCGTGACAGCGGTAATCGCCCTGTTCAGCCTGTTGGAACCCTTTGGCATTTCCGAGAACCAGACGCTGATGTATCTGTCATTGATATTGATTTCTATTACGGCAGTAATCAAAAGCTGTATTCCTTTCAATCTGCTCAGGAGTTTTATCTGCGTGACTATGACGGGTGGGATTTTCAGCGCCCTTCTGATCCTGCCGGGACTTTTTAAAATGAGCCGGATAACGCCTGAAATGGGAATAGACCTGGCGGCTGCTATGGCGGCGGTATGGGGATTCCTTGGTATTATGCGTGGGATGAAGCTTCTATTCAGCAGGGAAAAGGAAAAAAGACACACAGCGGAGGTGGGAATATGGCAGGATTAG
- a CDS encoding ArsR/SmtB family transcription factor gives MSQREEIERLAESFKQCQKILTALGDENRQHLILEMMKMDECHGARVGDITVKTHLSRPAVSHHLQILKSAGILNVRKEGTKNFYYFDADMKGFNILIHMLEEAKRIAGELPDRPGETDG, from the coding sequence ATGTCCCAGAGGGAGGAAATAGAGCGGCTTGCTGAAAGCTTTAAACAGTGCCAGAAGATATTGACTGCATTGGGAGATGAGAACAGGCAGCACTTAATTTTGGAAATGATGAAGATGGATGAGTGCCATGGGGCACGGGTGGGAGATATCACGGTAAAGACGCATTTGTCACGTCCGGCAGTTTCCCATCATCTCCAGATTTTAAAGAGCGCAGGGATTTTGAATGTCCGTAAAGAGGGGACAAAAAACTTTTATTATTTTGATGCAGATATGAAAGGATTTAATATATTGATTCATATGTTGGAGGAGGCAAAGAGAATTGCCGGGGAACTTCCTGACAGGCCGGGGGAAACAGACGGATAG
- a CDS encoding nitroreductase family protein, whose amino-acid sequence MNTLEIMKSRHSVRQYKKRTIEAEKRDQLQKLVKTCNEESGLHIQILFDEPKCFNGIMAHYGKFSGVSNYIALVGKKSPGLEEKAGYFGEKIVLGAQEMGLNTCWVAMTHGKSAAQIKTGEKQTCLIALGYGENAGTGHKVKPLHEVCNCADNMPDWFADGMEAVLLAPTAVNQQKFYFTLKEGGQVAARVKGTGFYARTDLGIVKYHFEAVTGRKVM is encoded by the coding sequence ATGAATACATTGGAAATTATGAAATCACGTCACAGCGTAAGACAGTACAAAAAAAGAACAATAGAGGCGGAGAAAAGAGACCAGCTGCAAAAGCTGGTCAAAACATGCAACGAGGAATCCGGGCTTCATATCCAGATTTTGTTCGATGAGCCAAAATGCTTTAATGGCATCATGGCACATTATGGAAAGTTCTCCGGGGTGAGCAATTATATTGCACTAGTAGGGAAGAAAAGTCCAGGCCTTGAGGAGAAAGCAGGCTATTTTGGAGAAAAGATTGTTCTTGGGGCACAGGAGATGGGGTTAAATACATGTTGGGTTGCCATGACCCATGGGAAGAGTGCGGCACAAATTAAGACAGGAGAGAAACAGACATGTCTGATCGCACTTGGCTATGGAGAAAATGCAGGAACAGGGCATAAAGTAAAGCCTTTGCATGAAGTATGCAATTGTGCGGACAATATGCCGGACTGGTTTGCGGATGGGATGGAGGCAGTTCTGCTTGCACCTACGGCTGTAAATCAACAAAAATTTTATTTTACTTTAAAAGAGGGGGGACAGGTGGCGGCAAGGGTAAAAGGCACAGGATTTTATGCAAGGACCGACCTGGGGATTGTAAAATATCATTTTGAAGCAGTGACAGGCAGGAAGGTGATGTAA